The nucleotide window GTATGGATGTTCGATGTCGGGAGTGCGAGTCGGTGGATCAAGACGCGTAGGTGTATGTTGCTCACTGTATTGTTTGTGTTTTGTCTACATGATACCTAGTGGGCATACCAAGTATTACAGTATGGAAATGGATATTATTGAAGATAATAGGAAACTCCATTTATATGATCCAGCTCACTTTATCAAGTCAAAATTGATAATTATATCAAGTCGCCGTTGAAGGCGGAATAAAGGTAGAAAAAACAACCCGAGATCGTTCATGTAAACTACTCAGTTTGCTGAACTCATGCTGAATTAGGGTCGGGAGATCCGATTACGGCTTCCTGTGATCGattcagtcagtcacaaGTGTCTTTTGCATCAGAGGCATCTCAATAGAATAACTCACCCTGGCATCGTCGTAGAGAGGCGAAATACCGGTCCAGCGTTGGTACTAGTACACCACATTAGTCTTCACTCATATCATGTAATCACCTGGAAGAACCTACCTGGTACCATCCCTGGCCAACCAGAACCTCCAGACCAGGAACTGTGTGCCATCCGGCGTCGTTGGCCAGTTGCATCAGCGTCGTCACCGACGGCTTGTatgccatctccaccagcacGCGAGGCACCTTCTCCACCGACTTGACCATATCAGCATCAATCTCCTGAGCCCGAGCGAACATGTGGCACAGCGTCTCGCGCATGCCCGAATCAATCGGCTTGTCGGCCGGAATCGTGCCAATGGCCACCTTAGGGATGGTGTCCAGCGCATCGATCGAGTCGACGATGCGGATGTTGTAGCTGCTGGGGAAAGTTTGAACCATGCTCTCAAGCTTTGCGGGGGATCGCCCAATGATGTAGATCGGGGAGTAGCCCATGTTGTGCAGAGAATAGATGGCGGCGCGAGCGGtgcctccaccaccaaccaccacggCGCTGGCGTCTCCGTTGCATCCATACACACCGGCGTTGCGCAGCGACAGCGTCATGCCTTGCCAGTCCGTGTTGTAACCAACCAAGCGAGCCGGCTGGCCCTTACCCTGGGAGACAGGCACAATCGTGTTCACCGCACCGATAATCTCGGCGTCGGGTGCGATCTCGTCCAGCAATGGCATGATGTCCAGCTTCAGAGGGATCGTGACCGAGGCGCCGCCAAAGTTGGGGGAGCGGATGAAGTCCTTGACATCTTCAGCATTGGCGGTTTCCAAGCGGCTGTACTCGTGAGGCAGACCACTCTGGGCGAACAGGGTGTTGTGGAGAGCAGGGGAACGGGACTGGGAGATGGGTGTGCCAAAAATGGCAAACTTCTTGGGCTGGATCTCTCCCATCAGAGACAAACCGCGGCGGATCTCAGCAGCGGAGAGCTGACCGGGTGCCGCCTTGAACGGAAGGCTGGGGTGGGATACGGGTGTCATGAAACCGTTCAGGATCCGACTGAGCTGTCCGTTGTCGCCCATGTTGATAGCGATCAAGGGAACATCATGAGCACTGGCAGCCCAGTTCTTGAAGTTCCTCAAGGCGTTGTTGTCGTCCAGGTTCTTGGCAACTCCGACCAGCTTAATCACATCACCGTACTCCAGCGCACGGTTGTAGTACTTTGTCCACGACATGTTACTCCAGGAGAGCTCACCCTTGGGGTCGTGGTGCGACGCAATGATGCGAGAATAGCCCTTCTGCTCCGTGACGGTGCGCAGCATCTCGTCGGGGAAGGCGATCTCCAAATCCACAAACTCGAGTCCAGACCGGAACGCAAGGCGGTAGAGCTCCAAGGCCTCGGCATGGGCGTCGTCAGGGAAGCGACCACCCTGACTCTTGGTGCGAATAGTGTAGATGACAGGGAGCGTGACGTGGCTGCGCAGGAAAGACAGCTGCTCGGCGACGTAGTCGACGGAAGGAATATCACCATCCATCGTCggatcttccagaagatcgacaCGGAGCTCCACTGCATCGGAGCCGACGCATACCTTCTTCAGAATATCGCTAGCATTACGGAGGTCGGGCAGGGTCAGAGACACAAAGAACGAGTGTTCCTTGCGCTTGATGGTGCTAAGACTGTCGACCTCTCCGGTAACAGTGCGGAGGAAGCGCTTGAAGTCTTCAGATGCACGAGCGAGACCGCCAGTGGCAGCAGTCTGGCTGTAGTACTGAATGTTACTGCACTCCTGGAACCAGGGCTTCCGGCGCAGCCAGACTCCCATCATGTCTTCCACATAAGCGGGGCGGGTCTTGTCAACGGAGAGGAAGTCCATGACCTGCTTGATATCCCGCATAATGAGCAGAACGTTACCCTTGGTCTTGTGGTAATCGATAAGCAACTTTCTCGCCTCGGGGATCTCCAcgataccaccaccgcaagcGAAGACATAGCCAGTTGAGCGCTCCTTCAACGTGCGCTGCAAAAGACTGAGCTCGGCGTCTCTGAAACCCTGCCATCCACGTTGCTTGATGATGTCGGGGATACTCATTCCCTCCGTAGCTTCAAGCTCGGTGTCGAGGTCAAGGAACGGGCGGTTAAGAGTCTTCGCAACCCACTGTCCGCTGGTGGTTTTTCCAGCGCCACGCATGCCGATAATAAAAATGGATGCACTGGACTTCTCAGCTTGCGTAAGAGCCGCAGCTTCGtcctccttcagctccttaCCCTCCAGCTTCACGGAGAACAGCTGCTTCAGCGAGTCCCACCAGCCGGGCCAGGTCTTGCCGACACATTCTCTCTCCAGAATCAACGTCGACTGAGGAGTGACGAGGGAAAGAACGCTGAAGCTGAACGCCACACGGTGGTCGTCGTAGCAGAAAACGCCACCGGCAGGCTGACGCAGACTGGTGCGGTCAATGCCATCGATTTCGATGCCGTCGTCATGTTCACGACAGATGACACCGAACTTGGCAAGCTCATCCTTCATGGCCTTGATACGGTTGCATTCCTTCACACGCTGGTTGGCGATTCCGTAGATGCGAGTCGTGTGGTTGGAGCCATCACCGCGCGCGACAGCCGCGAGCACGGAAGCCGTGAGGAAAGCGTCGGTCATAGGTTCCATGTCGACGTTAGGCAGGGGCCGCAAGACACCACCAGGCGCTCCAGTAACAGTGGTGGAGCTGTCCGTTTGCTCAACAGTGCAGCCCATGGGACGGAGAACATCGACGGCGAAGCGAGCATCACCCTGGAGGGACTTGGAACCGATGTTGGGCACAGTGCAAGTAGTGCCGGTGATCGCCGCAATGGCCAGAGGGTAGGTAGCTGAAGAGGCATCGCTCTCCACCATGTACTCAGCAGGGTTGACATAGCGACCCTGAGGAATGTGGTAGGTGTGCTCCTCAGTGGTAGACTTCTTCACATCGATACCGAAAGAGCGCATCATGGCCGTGGTCATGTCGATGTAGGGCTGGGAGATGGGCTTTCCACCCACCAGCTTCAAGGTGACCGGCTCCTTGGCGTACGGAGCGCACATCAGCAACGAGGAGACATACTGGGATGAAACCTTCGCGGCAAGGTTAATCTGACCACCCGCGAATCCACCGGAGGCAGCGATCTTCAGGGGAAGGCTACCCTTTCTCTCCATGTACTCGACCGAGGCACCGTTCGCGGTCAGGGCGTCGACCAAGTCGCCAATCGGTCTCTGCTTCATGCGGTTGTTGCCAGTAAGAACGTTCGAATCCACGTCAGTGGGAGTGGCAAGGGTAGCGACAGTGGTGAGGAATCTGGAAGCGGTACCGGCATTTCCCAGGTACAGAGGGTGGGAAGTGGCCTGCAGGTCGCCTCCCTTGCCGTTGACGACGAGCActtcgccttcctcttcccaggAGAAGGTGCAAGCGCCCAGACGCTCCAGAGCGTTGAGCATCACCTCGGTGTCGTCGGAGTGCAGCAGGTTCTTGATACGGCACGTGCCCGAACCGAGAGCGGCCAAAACCAAAGCACGGTTGGAGATACTCTTGGAGCCCGGAGGAGTGCAGACGACGTTCGAGGAGGTTGCGACGCCGGGGTAGACCTCGATACTAGGAGCCAGAACGACGCTAATGTCTTCATTCGGGACAACGCTGGCGCGCGGTTCGTAAGTGCGTCCAATGGCAGAAAGCAGaacgaccttcttcttgggacCGTCGTTCTTCTTGTCCAGAGCCATGTTGAAGAGCAGCTGATCGACGGAGCAGTGCTTTCCTGCGGTGAGCTTCTTGATCCGGGCATCCTTCAGCGAGGTTGGCAGGCCGTAGGCGGAAAGGCACTTAACAATGCGAGCCACGGCAACGCCCTTCAAGATGCCGAGATGGCGGGCCAATTCGGCTTCCTTCACCATACCAATGGCGACACATTCTCCGTGGAGAACCTGAGGGGTCAGGATGGCCTCAATGGCGTGACCAATGGAGTGACCCCAGTTCAGCAAGTTCCGGAGACCACCTTCGCGCTCGTCCGCGGAGACGACGTAAGCCTTGTGTCTCGCAGACGCCAGAATTCTAGCCTTCAAGATATCCTCAATGCCTTCGAAGCGGCGCTGGCCAGGCTGGACTACCCGGCGGACGGCAGACAGTATCGTCTCGGCGTTGTCCTCCAACGCTGTGAATTCCTCCTCGCTGGAGATGGCGGCGGTCTTGATCACCTCCGCCATACCATTAATGAACTCCCGAACCGGGAGCGTCTCCAGGAACTCCAGGTCAATGTAGATCCTCGACGGCTGCCAGATCGCACCGATCAGATTCTTGCCCAATGGTGTGTCAATGGCGGTCTTTCCGCCGATCGAAGAGTCCACCATGGCGAGCAGTGTTGTGGGGACCTGGACATAGCGGACACCACGCATGTAGGTCGAGGCAACAAAACCGGTCAGATCTCCAATGACACCACCGCCCAGAGCGATGACGACCGTGTCACGACCGCATGGCGGGCTCTGGCTCAACATCCAGTCTTCAATGTCGGCTTTTGTCTGTCTCGACTTGGAGACTTCACCGGGGGCGGCATGGTAGACGAGCAAACGAGGTTTGGGGGAgacggcggcagcagcctgTTCGAAGGCCTTCTGGAAGCTGGGGGTATAGAGGGAACCGATGTTGGTGTCGGTGACGAGAACATAGGTCGTGGAGGACAAGCCGTTGATCAGGTCCTTGGCGACATAATTGCGCCAGAGACCGAAATCCGCGACAATGCTCTCACGACCCAAGATGCTGATCTTCGTGGGTTCGCTCATCGTTCGGAGAATATCAGGAGGGAATGGAAACGTAGTCAACTCGGGAATAAAATGCCAATATGTCTCTCTAATTCATACTGTGGGGGATTTGCAACCGGTAAGCTTCTGGCAGGTGGGGggtagaaggagggggggaaatgtGACTCGTTCAATTGGGGTATAATGattggaaagggaagaaataCTTCATGTACATGTATATATACGGCGcaagggggggagagagagagtgtgtgtgtgtgtgagggagagaaagggaatTGTACCTGAGTAAGAAATGAATCGAAAGGAAGGTCCTCGTCGATAGCGGGGCGCAACTCCGCTTTGACCGGTGAGGAAATATTCAGACGAGACGAGATGTGAgcaagagggagagagagagttcTTCCAAGATGCCCAGATGGCTGGAAGTTGGGGGCCGGAACCacaagagatggaggagggtggatggatggctagTAGTCACTATGAAACTAGTAatcgagaaggaagagggaagaattGGGGGAATTTTTattgggttggaggggattattgtagaagaagatccaCCGGCGGTCGCAATTGGAGTCGTTGACTCACAGTCGCTCTCCTCCgttactttttttctcttcctcccgctCCGATGTCGTCGCAGCCGTTGGTTTGGCAactccgcctccaccggaGTTACTTCTGCCCTGTCTGACATCTGATGAAACTAATGGTGGACCAATCTGAACTAGCTACGATCTCCTCGTGTTGCTCAACCtcaatcttattattaacaCGAGCTCCCTCGTCTCTCGAAACGTCTTGTCAAGCTGACACTTCCAGACTCCTTCCATCCTCATTCCGGATCCGTGAATCCTCCTAATGTCTGACACCCCGATCCGGATCCGAACACTTGAGACTTGACTCTATCGCGGTCGCAAATCTTACCGGGCAAAGAATTACTTCCAGCTGGGCGGGATATACAGCATTATATTTTGATCTGACAAGCTGTCTGTTCTACATGGTTGGAAGGAAGGTTTCGTATCCATTCGCGATGCTCGCGAGACCTTCTGATTGCTATACAGATAGTTTAGTATAGAATGAACCCCAGCAAATATTATCCAATCGAACGCCGGCCCTCCGATCACTTGGcctccttttttctcttttctctggCTCTTTTCACAATGTCATAGAGATAAGCATACAAACAACAAGAAGTTAAGTAGCTAGTTAACGTGGCATTGGCGCAAATGGCCCTGGATCGATCATGCGTAATAGACATTCCCTTTCATCCCGAATCTCTCATGTTCTCGAACATGATCCCCCTTATCTAATACCGTCcatatccacctcctccaccaccgccagagTTCCGGGACGAATAGTGGTCCCGACCTGAATAACCTCCGCGGCTATACCCACCGCGCTGGTCGGATCCCCCGTAGTTGGATGAGCGTCCACGGTACGCGTTGTTGTGGTTGCTACCACCGTAGGATCCTTGCTGCTGATAGTATCCTTGTTGACTACGTCCATAGTAGTCGTAATTGCCCATTGGTTGGTTGTAggaatcaccaccaccgccatagTGCGATCGCTGGTGGtaaccacctcctccgcgggGCGGAGGCGGTGGCCCGCGGTTGTAACCACCGCCTCCAGCGTTCGGAGGAACCCATCCAGAAGGCATGCCCGTCGGTGCTCCACCACTGTTACCGGGCGGCATGAACTTGGGGTCCAGATGGGCCGCGAATGGGTTCGGCCGCTCACTGGCATAGTTGATCCGGCCTCCCCGGTGGCCATTGCGAAGCGGAGCTCCTCCATGGAATCGGCCCGAGTGTTGTGCCTTGTTCTTGACGGCCTGGATATCCGCATTGTCCAGGGTCGGGGGTGGCAGCTTGGCGCCCCGAAGGAGCATGGACTTGTGGACGTGCTTGGATTTGGGGATTTCGTAATTGACCCTAACCCATGGATCCGGAACATTAGCTAACTGTAAACAGCACAAAGAAGTAGGAAAGATAACAAGTAACTTACGTGAGAGAtcgatcatcatccaaactCGGCATCCCGTATTCTTCAAGAGACGATACCAAGGAGCTGTGCGGGATGTACGACTCATTGCGCTCGACCTTACCAGCCAAACCTTCACTGATTCGCTGATTGATGGAGTACTTGGGGGCTCCCTGCTTCTTGGAATAGAAGTTGGCCACCAGATCGTGGTACAGTGGGTGGCTCTCGGAGATCAACAACACATCCCGGCCCACGCAGTTCCGGAGCTTCTCGTCatcagagagaagagggtatttcttttccatcgcAGCCAGCAGTCGCTTCTCATCGATGAAGGGAAGTAGTACGACACCCTGCCAAGCAAATTTCTTGCCGTTCAGGTCCACGGGGAAGTCTTCCGGGTAGAAATCGATGATCTCACTATCCGGATCGCTCATCAGATCATGGAAGACTTCAGGGATAGCGTGGTTGGAAGAAGCCGGAAGAACTCCCATCAGCTGTTCGAAGGGCTTGAATGGGGTTCCCTTCTCAAATTGCAACTCCATTTCGCCAATATCCACGAAGTCAGCCGCAAATGGCGCATAGTGGTAAGGGTAGTACCACGTCCACGAGGGGCATCCTTGGAAATAGTATCTCAAAACCCAAGCAAGACCCTCGGCATACGCCCGTGCGACCTTGTGGCGGAACTCTTTGTCTTCGGGATCAACGCCAAACTTCTGCTCATAGTACCGATCAGCGTATCCTTCTTCCCACAGGCGGACAGTGTCGGGCGGAAGTTCATCGTTTTGAGAGTCGCCCGCAGATGGCTTCTTGGTCGGCGTCGTTGCGGCCTCCTCTGCCACCTCATCCGCCTTTCTCTTACCGAGAACCGAAGGCGAAGTTTGCTCTTCGGTCTTCTCCTCGGAAGGCTCTGGAGCTTCTGACCCGGATTCTTCGGTGTTCTCGGAGGGTTCTTCAGCCTCCGAACCTTTCATGAGCTTGCTCTTCAGGATGGCCGCGGCACTCTTGTTCGCCATGTTAGCCTTATACACCGCACCGCGGTTAGTAACCATGCTGTGAGTCAACTGCCTCGCCTCCCGGGTCAGTTCTCCCCGTTGAGGCGTGATCAGTTCCACGGCATTGGGAGGCGCCGCATCTGCGGCACCCTTAGACCGACCACCGGTAGGATTGCCGGCAGGTGTCTCGTAGGCTTCGTAGTTGGGAGAGCTTTTTCTCCGCTTCCTAGCACCTTCTTCACGCGCTTGTGCTTCCTGCTTGCGCCGCTTCTCGTTGGCagctctcctctcctcgGCCTGTCTACGACGACGGAAAATAGCATCCTCTTGCTTGGCCAGTCCTTGCAGAATAAGCTGGGCCCGCTTGAGGTCAACATGTCCATCCTCGGTCAGGTACCCGCCCATGACGGGGATATTATCACGCCAAATAGCTATCAGAGTGTCGATGCCATTTTCACGGATATCTAAGGAGGGTAAGTGAGGAAGGAAATCATTTCCTACGAAGAAACACATGAAGACCCAGTCATCCAGAGCACGTTCCAAGTCGAAAGGAAACGGTTGTTGCGGAACGTACAGTTCCGCAGCAAGGTATTCCCGAAGGATTGACACATTGAGCCAAATGAAGGGCTTGAGTGAGGTTCCTTTACCCTTCTCATCGAACTGtccattcttctcctttgccTGACCTTTGCATTCCTCCGCCTTGTGGCCTGCCTGTCCACATAGCCGACATGTCCGAGCCCTTGActcctggaagaagacatcctCACGTAGGACCCGGAAATAGGGCTCATGAGTCGCAAGACCCAACATGATCAGATCGGCATCCAGTCCATAGATGACGTGGCGGGTGTTGGGGTCGTGCTCTGGCGACGCGCGCTGTGACCGGACGAACTCCATGATCTTGTGTTCACCTTCACCCGGAACCGTCGCATCCGAAATGATGATTTTAAGCTGCTTGAGTCAGTAAGATATACAACAAGAACTAGACCAGGAGACGAACCTTTTCCCAAGCGGGGTCGGTATTGAGCTTGTAAGCGATCCAGTAGCGCAAAGCTGCCGCGAGAATATCCATGAAAGGCGTTCCCGGGGTAATGACATTGCTATCCCACGTCTTCTGGATGACCTGTTCCTGCatatcctcgtcttccttcttgccgTTTTGCCTCTCAAGCATTTTGCGgaattcttccttcttctcatctgcCTCTCTGGCCTCCTGAGCAGAGCGGAACCGACGGGCTCGTTGTTGGTTCATCTTTGCGCGTGGCGCGACACCATCTAGTTTAGGCGAAAAGCATGAGTTAGTACAACACTTTAATCAAAGTAGGCGACGCGATAAACGTTACAACATACCGACAGCAATCATCAGAAGCTTCCTCGGGCGGACCATGTTCACCACACGGTCGGTGTACTTGAAGatctccagcatcatctCCTGCTCGTTCGACGGTGGCGGCTTTCCTTCCGGATGAGTACATGGGTGAACGATACCGTTCATATCCAGGTACAAATtatccatctcatctccattGGGATTGGGACGCGTGGTGTCCACGGGAACCTCTTCGCCGTTGATTTCTTGCGGAAACTCCTCGATAACGGGGGAGATGATCTTAGGATACTTGTTGGAAAGCCATCTGAAAAGCGCTGGGACACCCATGATTGCTAGTAGAATTTGACAAAGAGTGTATGAAGATGTTTGTACAGATTATACGGAGTAGATCTATCGATTTAAGCCAGGTTCGCTGATGCGCTGCATCGGCTATCTCAACGTCTCCGAGTCTGCAGGAATGACCCGTAAATGATTACTTCCGTAGAAGGGTATAGGGAgtaggggaaaggaaaactcGCGATCCCACACTGTGGGAATGACTAGGAGTAAAAGACTGACCCTCTCGAAAGGTGAGGGGGAATGATGAAGGCGTGGAAGTCTCTGCGATCGCAATGGCCGGTCGACTTGCCCGACCATGAAATCCGAGATCTCGGCGCTTCTTTTGTCGCGGTTCCGGCAGAACTTCCCCTTCTAGACACTAGACTCAAAGCAGCAAAGTACGTAGTCAGCGGGCCCCCGACACCCTGACCAATGACCAGTCGGGACACAGCAGTACAGCATTGTTGGCTCTAATTCTTTTGAGTTAGGTATCGTTGCGGCTTATTTGGCTACTACTAACTCCATACTGCGGACTACTGGCACTATCCCGTGTGCTCTCATCataatcaccaccacccattgctgccgctgcagctTCGGAGAGAACAACTCAGCTGGCTGATCCACtcgcttctctcctctctccccacaCCTCCGTGAATTCAATGCCTATAACTTGCTACGCCCCCGGCCGGCGGTGACCATGAAATTACGAGCTACCAGTTGCGATGTTCCGAATCCTCGAGTCGCAGGCGCCGGCCAAACAAACGGCCACCGACACAATTAATACTCTGACTGGTCGGCTTCAGAGTGCAACTTTACTAGAAGATCGACGGGCAGCTATACAAGGATTGAGAAGCTTTGCAAAGTCCTTTCCTGCCTCCGTTGCTTCGGGCGCACTACGCCCGTTGATCAACAGCCTCAAAGATGATCGTGAAGATGTGGATACGTTGAAGGTGGTCTTGGAGaccttgttgatgttgtttaCCCCGGACGAGAATAGTGTTGGTGGCCTCTTCAGCCGAGTTTGTCGCATCCCCTGCTGATATGCGCTGTCTAGCCCGAAGCTTCAGACGAAATCGCCCTTTGGCTGTCCGATGAATTTACGCAGGTTTGTACATGTTACTGGCCGAGACATGCACTTGCTGACCAGGCAAAAAGCGTCAAGACAATATTACCGCGCTCCTTGACCTCCTGGATACTCGTGACTTTTACTCTCGCTTGTATGCCCTGCAGTTGATGTTCCAGATCTCGAGCGCACGGCCAGAAAGAACACAAGAATGTATCCTGACGGCGCCGTTGGGTATACCGAGGCTGGTCAGTGCTCTGGGAGATGCTAGAGAGCCGGTGCGCAATGGTATGTTGAGCTCACCCCCCTCGCCCCCCTCAGCGCGGAAGCGCGGTGTGCAACTGCTAATTACGACTGTGCATCGAATAGAAGCTTTAATTCTCCTGATCGCTCTCACTCCGGCCTCCGAAGAGTTCCAAAAACTCGTCGCATTCGAAAACGCGTTTGACcttatcttctccttgatagAAGCTGAAGGTGCTTTGACTCACGGATCGGAAGTGGTTGAAGACTGCCTTTCCTTACTCGCGAACCTTCTGAGGCTCAACATCTCCAATCAGTCATATTTTCGGGAGACGGGCTGTGTCAAGAGGCTAGCAAAGCTCCTCGCGGATGTCAATCAGGATCAGGACTCGGAAGAGCCCACCCCACAATGGGCTCTCGCGCATCGGGATAAGAACCTCTGGGGACTTTTGGTTATTGTCCAGCTGTTTTTAATCAAAGGAGGGGTCAACACTCCTGCCAACCAGACGGCGTTCTGGAACAATGGTGTCATGGAACAAGTCCTGAACACTGCTTTCGGTCAAAGATTCAATGTCAATGTGACATCCAAGGTATGAGACACTGATCGCCTATAAAGTTGACGCTAATTGTGCTAGGCTCTTGCGACATGCGCCGACTTGATACGTAGCAATAAGCCCTTGCAGGAGCGTTTTGGAGACGTTGAGGTCATTTGGGGCTCGAGTCCTACTCCGAATGCTGTCAATGGGGATTCGACACATCAAGAACTCCAGCGGATCAATGTTATCGAAGCGTTGCTGAAATTGACTCTCGAGCCTGCTCCATTGTCGCTTCTTGATGCACGACTTGCCGCTTGCGAATGTATCAAGGCATTCTTCGCAAACCACACCGGGATCCGTGTCCATGTGCTAGGAAGAGCGATCCAAGGACATATTAGCGGAGAAGACCAGATTCCCAATATCTTGACtgtcctgctgctgccgccagAAGCTCGAGGAAATGCCGACCCCTACCAAACCTGGATGGCTTCTGTCTTGATGTACCAACTGCTGTTCGAGAACGCTGAAGCCAAATCAATCGCCATGGGTGTGACTGAGGGGGATGCTGAACAGGGTGAAGAAGTCGTTACCTGCATCCAGACGATAGTAGGCAACTTGATCACCGGTATTCAAAgaggcgatgatgaaagaaTCACCCTTGGATATTTGATGCTGCTCTGTGGTTGGCTCTTCGAAGAACCGGATGCTGTGAATGACTTGTTGGGCGAGGGAAGCAGCATACAGACCTTGCTGCAAGAAATCAAGCACCGCGGAGCCACTTACGTACTTGTTCCGGGTCTTTGCACCATTCTACTCGGAATTATATACGAATTTTCCTCAAAGGACTCGCCTATACCGCGGAAGACTCTGCATAAGTTGTTGATCGAGCAGCTAGGACGAGAACAATACATTGACCGGATCACCCGGTTCAGAGAGGATCCTCTGGTACGTGACTTTGAGGTCCTACCACAGACCGTGGGGGCACAATACGACGGTGGCCTTCCGGAAATCTACTTCGACAGGACCTTTGTTGAATTTCTCAAAGACAATTTCAGCCGCTTGCTACGTGCGATTGACCGGGAACCCGAGATCGAGATCTCAGTGATCACCAACGGTGTTGAAAGAGGAGTTTCTCGCGAACTTGTGGACTCGCTTCGGGCAGAACTAGAAGAAAAGGGCGCTTTGTCACAGAAGCTGGAGTCGGATCTGCTTGCTCTGCAATCCAAGCTCGATCACGAGCAGGCTGAACACCGAAAGACGAGAGACGCCACCATATTAGAGTCTTCTAAACTGCAGCAGATCTGTGAATCATTGAAGCGGAGTCACGAACAAGAACTGAATGTCttgaaggagcagcagaagcacgCTCAAAATGTGCTCTTGAAACAGCATGGCGAACAGTTACGAGCCATTGATCGACAGCTGAAGGAAACATCTGCAGACCATGAGAGGAGAAGTCTCCAAGTAAAGAAGCATCATGAAGCCGAGGTGGCTGACCTGCAGAAAAGGATTCGTTCGCTCGAGTCTGATCTCAATCGCGGCAAGGAGCAATCCTCTGCTGAGATTGCTGACCTGAAGACTACTATTCAGATCTTGAAGTCGGAGGCGGAAAAGATAAAGGGACAGCATGTGGCGGAAGTTCTGGAACTTAACACCACAATCCAGAATCTTCAGTCAGCACTCGACACTGTTAAGGGACACCATGAGGCCAAGCTCTCTGAGTTGAACACCACAATCCAGAAGTTGCAATCAGAGCTTGAGACAGGCAGAGGACAGCATACTACCGAAGTCTCTGGTCTGAACAAG belongs to Aspergillus luchuensis IFO 4308 DNA, chromosome 3, nearly complete sequence and includes:
- the rat1 gene encoding 5'->3' exoribonculease Dhp1 (COG:K;~EggNog:ENOG410PGM5;~InterPro:IPR027073,IPR017151,IPR001878,IPR041412, IPR004859;~PFAM:PF17846,PF03159;~go_component: GO:0005634 - nucleus [Evidence IEA];~go_function: GO:0003676 - nucleic acid binding [Evidence IEA];~go_function: GO:0004527 - exonuclease activity [Evidence IEA];~go_function: GO:0004534 - 5'-3' exoribonuclease activity [Evidence IEA];~go_function: GO:0008270 - zinc ion binding [Evidence IEA];~go_process: GO:0006139 - nucleobase-containing compound metabolic process [Evidence IEA]) yields the protein MNQQRARRFRSAQEAREADEKKEEFRKMLERQNGKKEDEDMQEQVIQKTWDSNVITPGTPFMDILAAALRYWIAYKLNTDPAWEKLKIIISDATVPGEGEHKIMEFVRSQRASPEHDPNTRHVIYGLDADLIMLGLATHEPYFRVLREDVFFQESRARTCRLCGQAGHKAEECKGQAKEKNGQFDEKGKGTSLKPFIWLNVSILREYLAAELYVPQQPFPFDLERALDDWVFMCFFVGNDFLPHLPSLDIRENGIDTLIAIWRDNIPVMGGYLTEDGHVDLKRAQLILQGLAKQEDAIFRRRRQAEERRAANEKRRKQEAQAREEGARKRRKSSPNYEAYETPAGNPTGGRSKGAADAAPPNAVELITPQRGELTREARQLTHSMVTNRGAVYKANMANKSAAAILKSKLMKGSEAEEPSENTEESGSEAPEPSEEKTEEQTSPSVLGKRKADEVAEEAATTPTKKPSAGDSQNDELPPDTVRLWEEGYADRYYEQKFGVDPEDKEFRHKVARAYAEGLAWVLRYYFQGCPSWTWYYPYHYAPFAADFVDIGEMELQFEKGTPFKPFEQLMGVLPASSNHAIPEVFHDLMSDPDSEIIDFYPEDFPVDLNGKKFAWQGVVLLPFIDEKRLLAAMEKKYPLLSDDEKLRNCVGRDVLLISESHPLYHDLVANFYSKKQGAPKYSINQRISEGLAGKVERNESYIPHSSLVSSLEEYGMPSLDDDRSLTVNYEIPKSKHVHKSMLLRGAKLPPPTLDNADIQAVKNKAQHSGRFHGGAPLRNGHRGGRINYASERPNPFAAHLDPKFMPPGNSGGAPTGMPSGWVPPNAGGGGYNRGPPPPPRGGGGYHQRSHYGGGGDSYNQPMGNYDYYGRSQQGYYQQQGSYGGSNHNNAYRGRSSNYGGSDQRGGYSRGGYSGRDHYSSRNSGGGGGGGYGRY